Proteins encoded within one genomic window of Microbacterium sp. zg-B185:
- the dxs gene encoding 1-deoxy-D-xylulose-5-phosphate synthase, producing MSLLSSVSGPRDLDALSIEQLGQLADEIRDFLIENVSRTGGHLGPNLGVVELTIAMHRVFDSPNDPMIFDTGHQSYVHKLLTGRQDFTGLRARGGLAGYPQRSESPHDVVESSHASSSLSWADGVSRALTRTGRLDRHVVAVVGDGALTGGMTWEALNNISDDNDRNLVIVVNDNGRSYAPTIGGMARYLNRVRTADSYRTLHQSSDSFARRLGPAARAFYRGVRGGTHGFLSRFTNNAALYSNLDIKYLGPVDGHDLPVLLETLQLAKDFGAPVIVHAITEKGRGYQPARDDEADQFHAVGRIDPTSGEPVGASSATAWTDVFAEELVAVGEERPEIIGITAAMLRPTGLLPFAQRFPDRVLDVGIAEQHAVASAAGLAYGGLHPVVALYATFMNRAFDQVMMDVALHRAGVTFVLDRAGVTGPDGPSHHGIWDLAMLQLVPHIRIAAPRDAERLREELREAVGVEDAPTVVRFPKGTVSPTLPALERLRDGVDVLVRSDAQDVLIVGIGPMAHLAVDVARRLGAQGIGATVVDPRWVVPVQPSIVELAASHRLVITIEDGIRVGGIGTRVRQVLREAGVDTAVDELGLPDEFIPHATREQILEDAGLTPAKIAQDVVSQVLGTRIPVARPTEQHPDWMAGVPTPDDEVRDA from the coding sequence ATGTCGCTGCTGTCGTCCGTGTCCGGACCCCGGGACCTCGATGCGCTGAGCATCGAGCAGCTGGGACAGCTCGCCGACGAGATCCGTGACTTCCTCATCGAGAACGTCTCCCGCACAGGCGGTCACCTGGGCCCCAACCTCGGGGTGGTCGAGCTGACCATCGCGATGCACCGGGTGTTCGACTCCCCGAACGATCCGATGATCTTCGACACCGGTCATCAGTCCTACGTGCACAAGCTGCTGACCGGTCGCCAGGACTTCACCGGGCTGCGTGCCCGCGGGGGACTGGCCGGCTACCCGCAGCGGTCGGAGAGCCCACACGACGTGGTCGAATCCTCGCACGCCTCCAGTTCGCTCAGCTGGGCCGACGGAGTCTCGCGCGCACTGACGCGGACCGGACGCCTGGACAGGCATGTCGTCGCCGTCGTCGGTGACGGAGCCCTCACCGGCGGGATGACCTGGGAAGCGCTCAACAACATCTCCGACGACAACGACCGCAACCTGGTCATCGTCGTCAACGACAACGGCCGATCGTATGCGCCGACCATCGGCGGCATGGCCCGCTACCTCAACCGCGTGCGCACGGCCGACAGCTACCGCACCCTGCATCAGAGCTCGGACTCGTTCGCCCGACGGCTGGGCCCGGCCGCGCGCGCCTTCTACCGTGGGGTGCGAGGCGGAACGCATGGCTTCCTGTCGCGCTTCACGAACAACGCCGCGCTCTATTCGAATCTGGACATCAAATACCTCGGCCCCGTCGACGGCCACGACCTGCCCGTGCTGCTGGAGACACTGCAGCTGGCGAAGGATTTCGGCGCGCCTGTCATCGTGCACGCGATCACCGAGAAGGGCCGCGGGTACCAGCCGGCCCGGGATGATGAAGCCGACCAGTTCCACGCCGTGGGTCGCATCGACCCCACCTCCGGCGAGCCGGTCGGCGCGTCCTCCGCCACAGCGTGGACCGACGTCTTCGCAGAAGAACTGGTCGCCGTGGGGGAGGAGCGCCCCGAGATCATCGGCATCACGGCGGCGATGCTGCGTCCGACCGGGCTGCTTCCGTTCGCCCAGCGCTTCCCCGATCGCGTCCTCGACGTCGGCATCGCCGAGCAGCACGCCGTCGCATCTGCGGCGGGGCTGGCATACGGCGGATTGCACCCCGTGGTGGCGCTCTACGCGACGTTCATGAATCGTGCCTTCGATCAGGTGATGATGGATGTCGCGCTGCACCGCGCGGGCGTCACATTCGTCCTGGACCGGGCCGGAGTGACCGGGCCGGACGGTCCCAGCCATCACGGGATCTGGGATCTGGCGATGCTGCAGCTCGTGCCGCACATCCGCATCGCCGCCCCGCGCGACGCGGAGCGGCTTCGCGAGGAGCTGCGCGAAGCGGTCGGCGTGGAGGATGCACCCACCGTCGTGCGGTTCCCGAAGGGCACGGTCAGCCCTACGCTGCCGGCGCTGGAGCGCCTTCGCGACGGCGTGGACGTGCTCGTTCGATCCGACGCGCAGGACGTGCTGATCGTGGGCATCGGCCCGATGGCGCATCTTGCGGTCGACGTGGCGCGCCGGCTCGGCGCGCAGGGGATCGGGGCCACCGTCGTGGACCCGAGGTGGGTCGTCCCCGTGCAGCCGTCCATCGTGGAGCTGGCGGCATCCCATCGCCTGGTGATCACCATCGAGGACGGGATCCGCGTGGGCGGCATCGGAACGCGCGTACGGCAGGTGCTGCGCGAAGCCGGGGTGGACACCGCCGTGGACGAACTGGGGCTCCCCGACGAGTTCATCCCGCACGCGACGCGGGAGCAGATCCTGGAGGATGCCGGGCTCACGCCCGCGAAGATCGCGCAGGACGTGGTATCGCAGGTGCTGGGCACCCGCATACCGGTGGCGCGCCCGACCGAGCAGCATCCCGATTGGATGGCCGGCGTTCCCACGCCCGACGACGAGGTGCGCGACGCGTAA
- a CDS encoding DUF3000 domain-containing protein translates to MAAHRPPTEPPSFERATADLRSTVFRSDLSVREIPAPAGLAPECIALAGDVRPEQEGVDSPYGTGRFILLHDPDEPEPWGGAWRIVCFAQAPLEPDIGVDPLLADVAWSWLMDALDSRHARYHSASGTATKTLSKGFGGLAAEGDGAQIELRASWTPEGSMRPHVEAWSELVCMLAGLPPGSEDIAVLGSRKAARG, encoded by the coding sequence GTGGCTGCCCATCGTCCCCCGACCGAGCCGCCGTCGTTCGAGCGTGCGACGGCGGACCTGCGATCGACCGTGTTCCGCAGTGATCTCTCGGTCCGGGAGATCCCCGCGCCGGCCGGTCTCGCACCCGAGTGCATCGCCCTGGCCGGCGACGTCCGCCCGGAGCAGGAGGGCGTGGACTCGCCGTACGGGACGGGGCGGTTCATCCTGCTCCACGACCCGGACGAGCCGGAACCGTGGGGCGGTGCGTGGCGCATCGTGTGCTTCGCACAGGCGCCGCTGGAACCTGACATCGGTGTGGACCCGCTCCTGGCGGATGTGGCATGGTCGTGGCTGATGGACGCCCTGGATTCCCGACACGCCCGCTACCACTCCGCCTCAGGCACCGCGACCAAGACCCTCTCGAAGGGCTTCGGCGGGCTGGCCGCGGAAGGCGACGGCGCGCAGATCGAGCTGCGCGCATCCTGGACGCCCGAGGGCAGCATGAGGCCGCACGTGGAGGCCTGGTCCGAGTTGGTGTGCATGCTCGCCGGTCTGCCGCCGGGCTCCGAGGACATCGCTGTGCTCGGCTCGCGCAAGGCTGCGCGTGGCTGA
- a CDS encoding thiolase family protein, which translates to MAEISDVFFVDGMRTPFGRAGEKGMYWNTRADDLAVKASIGLMERNPNVPAERIDDVAIAATSQTGDQGLTLGRSVAILAGLPVTVPGFAIDRMCAGAMTSVTTMAGSIGMGMYDLALAGGVEHMGRHPLDGSNVDPNPRFVAEKLVSADALNMGLTAERIHDRFPDLTKERADRFGMLSQHKVQAAYEAGKFQPDLVPVAIKDADGTWGLATEDEGRRPETTMEGLAGLKTPFRPHGRVTAGTSSPLTDGATMSLLAGGTAVKELGLTPKMKLVSFAFAGVQPEIMGIGPIPSTEKALRKAGLTIEDIGLFELNEAFAIQVISLLDHFGIADDDPRVNQWGGAIALGHPLAASGVRLMIQLAAQFAERPDVRYGLTAMCVGLGQGGSVIWENPFYNGKRKK; encoded by the coding sequence GTGGCCGAGATCTCGGACGTCTTTTTCGTCGATGGTATGCGTACGCCCTTCGGGCGCGCCGGCGAGAAGGGCATGTATTGGAACACCCGAGCCGACGACCTGGCGGTCAAGGCGAGCATCGGGCTCATGGAGCGAAACCCGAACGTTCCCGCGGAGCGCATCGACGACGTCGCGATCGCCGCGACCTCGCAGACAGGTGACCAGGGCCTGACCCTCGGCCGCTCCGTGGCGATCCTCGCCGGCCTGCCCGTGACGGTGCCCGGCTTCGCGATCGACCGGATGTGCGCGGGGGCGATGACCAGCGTCACCACGATGGCCGGATCCATCGGCATGGGCATGTACGACCTCGCCCTGGCGGGCGGCGTCGAGCACATGGGTCGCCACCCGCTGGACGGCAGCAACGTCGACCCGAACCCGAGGTTCGTCGCCGAGAAGCTCGTCAGTGCGGACGCCCTGAACATGGGTCTCACCGCCGAGCGCATTCACGACCGCTTCCCCGACCTGACCAAGGAGCGCGCCGACCGGTTCGGAATGCTCAGTCAGCACAAGGTGCAGGCCGCCTATGAGGCCGGCAAGTTCCAGCCCGACCTGGTGCCGGTGGCGATCAAGGACGCCGACGGTACGTGGGGGTTGGCCACCGAGGACGAGGGCCGGCGTCCGGAGACCACGATGGAGGGTCTCGCCGGGCTGAAGACGCCCTTCCGCCCGCACGGTCGGGTGACGGCGGGGACGTCGTCGCCGCTCACCGACGGCGCGACGATGTCGCTGCTGGCCGGCGGCACCGCCGTGAAGGAGCTCGGACTGACGCCGAAGATGAAGCTCGTCTCGTTCGCGTTCGCCGGAGTGCAGCCCGAGATCATGGGCATCGGCCCGATCCCGTCCACCGAGAAGGCGCTGCGCAAGGCGGGCCTGACCATCGAGGACATCGGCCTGTTCGAACTGAACGAGGCGTTCGCCATCCAGGTGATCTCGCTCCTTGACCACTTCGGAATCGCGGATGACGACCCCCGCGTCAATCAGTGGGGCGGCGCGATCGCGCTGGGACACCCCCTGGCGGCATCCGGTGTGCGTCTGATGATCCAGCTCGCGGCGCAGTTCGCCGAGCGTCCGGACGTGCGCTACGGTCTGACCGCCATGTGCGTCGGTCTCGGACAGGGCGGCTCGGTCATCTGGGAGAACCCCTTCTACAACGGCAAGCGGAAGAAGTGA
- a CDS encoding aconitate hydratase, with translation MSTVDSFGAKSTLTVGSTDYEIFRIDAVEGYEKLPFSLKVLLENLLRTEDGANVTRAQIEALGSWNPAAEPNTEIQFTPARVVMQDFTGVPCIVDLATMREAVAALGGDPTRINPLSPAEMVIDHSVIADLFGSENALERNVEIEYERNGERYQFLRWGQTAFDDFKVVPPGTGIVHQVNIEHLAKVIYDRTVGGVLRAYPDTCVGTDSHTTMVNGLGVLGWGVGGIEAEAAMLGQPVSMLIPRVVGFKLTGQIPAGVTATDVVLTITEMLRKHGVVGKFVEFYGAGVASVPLANRATIGNMSPEFGSTAAMFPIDGVTLDYLRLTGRDEQAVALVEAYAKEQSLWHDPEREPNFSEYMELDLSTVVPSIAGPKRPQDRILLSEAKSQFESDIVNYATPCTTDDIVDLESKHSFPASDPGPAPGDEQEDTRVVHISSGGPAAASNPVKVTAADGSSYTIDNGAVTIAAITSCTNTSNPSVMLAAGLLARNAVKKGLKAKPWVKTTLAPGSKVVTDYYEKAGLTQDLEALGFYTVGYGCTTCIGNSGPLIEEVSEAINRSDLAVTAVLSGNRNFEGRINPDVKMNYLASPPLVIAYSLAGSMHFDFEMDALGKDRDGNDVFLRDIWPDAAEVQATIDSSINKEMFTHQYASVFEGDERWKTLPTPTGAVFEWDENSTYVRKPPYFDGMTMELTPVTDIVGARVLATLGDSVTTDHISPAGNIKSDSPAGRYLDEHGVDRKDYNSYGSRRGNHEVMIRGTFANIRLKNQLVRSVNAGAQVEGGFTRDFTQEGGPQSFIYDASQNYQEQGLPLVIFGGKEYGSGSSRDWAAKGTSLLGVKAVITESFERIHRSNLIGMGVVPLQFPDGQSWESLGLDGTEIVSITGLEQLNEGVTPRTVRVSAAPSEFSAPGKQTVEFDAVVRIDTPGEADYYRNGGILQYVLRSLV, from the coding sequence GTGTCCACGGTTGACAGCTTCGGTGCCAAGAGCACCCTGACGGTCGGCAGCACCGACTACGAGATCTTCCGCATCGATGCCGTCGAGGGCTACGAGAAGCTCCCCTTCAGCCTGAAGGTGCTGCTGGAGAACCTACTCCGCACCGAAGACGGCGCGAACGTGACACGGGCGCAGATCGAGGCCCTCGGCTCGTGGAATCCGGCCGCCGAGCCGAACACCGAGATCCAGTTCACGCCCGCGCGCGTGGTCATGCAGGACTTCACCGGCGTGCCGTGCATCGTCGACCTGGCCACGATGCGCGAGGCGGTCGCGGCTCTCGGCGGCGATCCGACGCGGATCAACCCGCTCTCACCCGCTGAGATGGTCATCGACCACTCGGTGATCGCCGACCTGTTCGGCAGCGAGAACGCGCTCGAGCGCAACGTCGAGATCGAGTACGAGCGCAATGGCGAGCGGTACCAGTTCCTGCGCTGGGGTCAGACGGCCTTCGACGACTTCAAGGTCGTCCCGCCGGGCACGGGGATCGTGCACCAGGTGAACATCGAGCACCTGGCGAAGGTCATCTACGACCGCACGGTCGGCGGAGTCCTGCGCGCCTACCCGGACACGTGCGTCGGCACGGACTCCCACACCACGATGGTCAACGGCCTGGGCGTGCTCGGCTGGGGCGTCGGCGGCATCGAGGCCGAGGCGGCGATGCTCGGTCAGCCGGTGTCGATGCTCATTCCGCGCGTGGTCGGCTTCAAGCTGACCGGGCAGATCCCGGCCGGGGTCACTGCCACGGACGTGGTGCTCACGATCACCGAGATGCTCCGCAAGCACGGCGTGGTCGGCAAGTTCGTCGAGTTCTACGGAGCGGGTGTGGCTTCGGTTCCCCTCGCGAACCGCGCGACGATCGGCAACATGAGCCCCGAGTTCGGCTCCACGGCCGCGATGTTCCCCATCGACGGCGTGACGCTGGACTACCTGCGACTGACCGGACGCGACGAGCAGGCGGTCGCGCTCGTGGAGGCGTACGCCAAGGAGCAGTCCCTCTGGCACGACCCCGAGCGGGAGCCGAACTTCAGCGAGTACATGGAGCTGGACCTGTCCACCGTCGTGCCCTCGATCGCCGGACCGAAGCGCCCGCAGGATCGCATCCTGCTGTCGGAGGCGAAGTCCCAGTTCGAGTCCGACATCGTCAACTACGCGACTCCGTGCACCACGGACGACATCGTCGACCTCGAGTCGAAGCACTCGTTCCCCGCGTCCGATCCCGGCCCAGCGCCCGGGGACGAGCAGGAGGACACCCGCGTGGTGCACATCTCCAGCGGCGGACCGGCCGCGGCATCCAATCCCGTCAAGGTGACGGCCGCCGACGGCTCGTCGTACACGATCGACAACGGTGCCGTGACGATCGCAGCGATCACCTCGTGCACGAACACGTCCAACCCTTCGGTGATGCTCGCGGCAGGCCTCCTGGCTCGCAACGCCGTGAAGAAGGGCCTCAAGGCCAAGCCGTGGGTCAAGACCACGCTGGCTCCGGGGTCGAAGGTCGTCACGGACTACTACGAGAAGGCCGGCCTCACGCAGGACCTCGAAGCCCTGGGCTTCTACACGGTCGGCTACGGCTGCACGACGTGCATCGGCAACTCCGGCCCGCTGATCGAAGAGGTCTCGGAGGCGATCAACCGCAGCGACCTGGCCGTCACCGCTGTCCTGTCGGGCAACCGCAACTTCGAGGGCCGGATCAACCCCGACGTGAAGATGAACTACCTGGCCAGCCCGCCCCTGGTGATCGCCTACTCGCTGGCCGGCTCGATGCATTTCGACTTCGAGATGGACGCGCTCGGCAAGGACCGCGACGGCAATGACGTCTTCCTCAGGGACATCTGGCCCGACGCGGCGGAGGTCCAGGCGACCATCGACTCGTCGATCAACAAGGAGATGTTCACCCACCAGTACGCGAGCGTCTTCGAAGGCGACGAGCGGTGGAAGACGCTGCCCACCCCGACCGGCGCAGTGTTCGAGTGGGACGAGAACTCCACGTACGTGCGCAAGCCCCCGTACTTCGACGGCATGACGATGGAGCTCACCCCGGTCACCGACATCGTCGGCGCACGTGTGCTGGCGACGCTGGGCGACTCGGTGACCACCGACCACATCAGCCCGGCCGGCAACATCAAGAGCGACAGTCCCGCCGGACGCTACCTGGACGAGCACGGCGTGGACCGGAAGGACTACAACTCCTACGGCTCGCGTCGCGGAAACCACGAGGTCATGATCCGCGGCACGTTCGCGAACATCCGGTTGAAGAACCAGCTCGTCCGTTCGGTCAACGCCGGCGCGCAGGTCGAGGGCGGGTTCACGCGCGACTTCACCCAGGAGGGCGGACCGCAGTCGTTCATCTACGACGCGAGCCAGAACTACCAGGAGCAGGGACTTCCGCTCGTCATCTTCGGCGGCAAGGAGTACGGGTCCGGCTCGTCCCGCGACTGGGCAGCCAAGGGCACCAGCCTGCTCGGTGTGAAGGCCGTCATCACGGAGAGCTTCGAGCGCATCCACCGCTCCAACCTGATCGGGATGGGCGTCGTGCCGCTGCAGTTCCCCGACGGTCAGAGCTGGGAATCGCTCGGACTCGACGGCACCGAGATCGTCTCGATCACCGGTCTGGAGCAGCTGAACGAGGGGGTCACCCCGCGTACCGTCCGCGTCTCGGCCGCGCCGAGCGAATTCTCCGCGCCCGGCAAGCAGACCGTCGAATTCGATGCGGTCGTGCGGATCGACACACCCGGCGAGGCGGACTACTACCGCAACGGCGGCATCCTGCAGTACGTGCTGCGCTCGCTGGTCTGA
- a CDS encoding HRDC domain-containing protein, protein MAEYTVITDAAGYADAVARLSGGTGPVAVDVERASGFRYSQRAYLVQMFRRGSGVFLFDPPAVGDFSALQEAIGSVEWVLHAASQDLPSLRELGLEPETIFDTELAARLLGHARVGLGAVVEDTLGISLAKAHSASDWSTRPLPQSWLEYAALDVEHLVDVRDVLVAELAEQGKTEFAAEEFRAVLDRIPKPAREEPWRRLSGLHAVRGRRALAVARALWTAREDYAREQDVSPGRLVPDRALLAALIADPKSKQELAQIKEFTGRASRTQLDRWWAAFEAGRADPDLPLERASGGDSIPPARAWPDRNPEADARLKAARPVVEARAEELTMPTENLLTPELLRRVAWAPPVPLTAASVGEMLAELGARPWQIAQTAQLIADAFVQSVQSPAPDPENAS, encoded by the coding sequence GTGGCTGAGTACACCGTCATCACCGACGCCGCCGGGTACGCGGATGCCGTCGCCAGGCTCTCCGGCGGAACCGGCCCGGTCGCCGTCGATGTGGAACGCGCCTCGGGCTTCCGCTACTCGCAGCGCGCCTATCTCGTCCAGATGTTCCGCCGCGGGTCCGGCGTGTTCCTGTTCGACCCGCCCGCCGTCGGAGACTTCAGCGCGCTGCAAGAGGCGATCGGCTCGGTGGAATGGGTCCTGCACGCCGCCAGCCAGGATCTGCCCTCGCTGCGTGAGCTCGGGTTGGAGCCGGAGACCATCTTCGACACCGAATTGGCCGCACGGCTGCTCGGTCACGCGCGCGTCGGGCTCGGCGCCGTCGTGGAGGACACGCTCGGGATCAGCCTGGCCAAGGCGCACTCCGCCTCGGACTGGTCCACTCGCCCACTCCCGCAGTCCTGGCTCGAGTATGCGGCGCTGGATGTCGAGCATCTCGTCGACGTGCGAGACGTGCTGGTCGCCGAACTCGCCGAACAGGGCAAGACGGAGTTCGCGGCGGAGGAGTTCCGCGCCGTGCTCGATCGCATCCCGAAGCCGGCACGGGAAGAGCCGTGGCGGCGTCTCAGCGGGCTGCACGCCGTCCGGGGCCGCCGGGCGCTCGCCGTCGCACGGGCGCTGTGGACGGCGCGCGAGGACTACGCACGAGAGCAGGATGTCTCGCCGGGCCGTCTCGTTCCCGACCGTGCACTGCTCGCGGCGCTCATCGCCGACCCGAAGAGCAAGCAAGAGCTGGCGCAGATCAAGGAGTTCACCGGCCGGGCGAGCCGGACTCAGCTGGACAGATGGTGGGCCGCCTTCGAGGCCGGACGCGCCGACCCCGATCTCCCGCTCGAGCGCGCGAGCGGTGGGGATTCGATCCCGCCTGCGCGCGCGTGGCCTGATCGCAATCCCGAGGCGGACGCGCGGTTGAAGGCCGCACGACCGGTCGTCGAGGCGCGCGCCGAAGAACTCACGATGCCCACCGAGAACCTGCTCACGCCCGAACTGCTGCGGCGGGTGGCCTGGGCGCCTCCGGTGCCTCTGACCGCGGCATCCGTCGGCGAGATGTTGGCCGAACTCGGCGCTCGCCCGTGGCAGATTGCGCAGACTGCACAGCTGATCGCGGATGCCTTTGTGCAATCCGTGCAAAGCCCTGCTCCGGACCCGGAGAACGCTTCGTAG
- a CDS encoding 3-hydroxyacyl-CoA dehydrogenase NAD-binding domain-containing protein, with amino-acid sequence MTSTASDQYAKVDFSPLDALADGEVVTHSRARDIRLGSGKVLALITLDNGRDHTRPNTLGPSTLKELGTVLDGLKARAAAGEIHAVGITGKQYILAAGADLSDISRVESKKTARLVAQLGHSVLGRLSELGVPSFAFVNGLALGGGLEIALNSTYRTVDASAAAIALPEVFLGIIPGWGGAYLLPNLIGIENALEVVISNPLKQNRMLKPAQAFDYGIVDAIFPASNYLEDSLKWADGVLGGKIKVDRKQEPGKIERLTKWPIAIKMARGMLESRIGLIPRSPYAALELLDKAKSGTKAEGFAREDEALAELVTGDQFAASMYAFDLVQKRAKRPVGAPDKALAKKVTKVGIIGAGLMAGQFALLFLRKLQVPVLITDLDQARVDKGIASIHEEIGKLEAKGRLDGDAANRLRALVRGTTDKAEFADCDFVIEAVFEEVGVKQQVFGDIEKIVADDTILATNTSSLSVEEIGAKLAHPERLVGFHFFNPVAVMPLIEIVTTPQTTDAALSTAFVVARGLGKSAVLTADAPGFVVNRLLAKVMGEAARAIYEGTPLLTVEKAFAPIGLPMTPFQLIDLVGWKVAAHVQDTMAHAFPGRFFASENFHRLAELPDVVEKDKNGRVTGWTKAAEKVLKGAVGSTPATEAEILGRVQDGLAQEIKLMLDEGVVPAVEDIDLCLILGAAWPFIDGGASPYLDREGASERVFGDTFHHPMIKGIAG; translated from the coding sequence ATGACCAGCACCGCATCCGATCAGTACGCGAAGGTCGACTTCTCGCCCCTGGACGCCCTCGCCGACGGAGAGGTGGTCACTCACTCCCGCGCACGCGACATCCGCCTCGGCTCGGGAAAGGTGCTCGCACTGATCACGCTGGACAACGGCCGCGACCACACTCGCCCGAACACACTCGGGCCGTCCACCCTGAAGGAGCTCGGCACCGTCCTTGACGGGCTGAAGGCCCGTGCGGCGGCCGGCGAGATCCACGCGGTCGGGATCACCGGCAAGCAGTACATCCTCGCCGCCGGAGCGGATCTGTCCGACATCAGCCGCGTGGAGTCCAAGAAGACCGCGCGGCTGGTCGCGCAGCTCGGACACTCGGTGCTGGGCAGGCTCTCCGAGCTCGGTGTCCCGTCGTTCGCGTTCGTGAACGGGCTCGCCCTCGGCGGCGGGCTCGAGATCGCGCTGAACTCGACCTACCGCACGGTGGATGCGTCGGCGGCCGCCATCGCGTTGCCGGAGGTGTTCCTCGGCATCATCCCCGGGTGGGGAGGCGCGTACCTGCTGCCCAACCTGATCGGCATCGAGAATGCGCTCGAGGTGGTCATCTCCAATCCGCTCAAGCAGAACCGAATGCTCAAGCCGGCGCAGGCCTTCGACTACGGCATCGTCGATGCGATCTTCCCCGCGTCGAATTACCTCGAGGACTCGCTGAAGTGGGCGGACGGGGTGCTCGGCGGCAAGATCAAGGTCGACCGCAAGCAGGAGCCGGGCAAGATCGAACGCCTCACGAAATGGCCGATCGCGATCAAGATGGCCCGCGGCATGCTGGAGAGCCGGATCGGTCTGATTCCCAGATCGCCGTACGCGGCGCTCGAGCTGCTCGACAAGGCCAAGAGCGGCACGAAGGCGGAAGGCTTCGCGCGCGAGGACGAGGCGCTGGCCGAACTCGTGACCGGCGACCAGTTCGCCGCGTCGATGTATGCGTTCGATCTGGTGCAGAAGCGTGCGAAACGGCCCGTCGGGGCACCGGACAAGGCACTCGCGAAGAAGGTCACCAAGGTCGGCATCATCGGCGCCGGGCTCATGGCCGGCCAGTTCGCGCTGCTGTTCCTGCGCAAACTGCAGGTTCCCGTGCTGATCACCGACCTCGACCAGGCGCGCGTGGACAAGGGGATCGCCTCCATCCATGAGGAGATCGGCAAGCTCGAGGCCAAGGGCCGGCTCGACGGCGATGCGGCCAACCGTCTCCGTGCCCTCGTTCGCGGCACCACCGACAAGGCCGAGTTCGCGGACTGCGACTTCGTCATCGAGGCCGTGTTCGAAGAGGTCGGCGTCAAGCAGCAGGTCTTCGGCGACATCGAGAAGATCGTCGCCGATGACACGATCCTCGCGACGAACACCTCGTCGCTCTCCGTCGAGGAGATCGGCGCGAAGCTGGCCCACCCAGAGCGGCTCGTGGGCTTCCACTTCTTCAACCCGGTCGCCGTCATGCCCCTGATCGAGATCGTCACGACGCCGCAGACCACCGATGCCGCCCTGTCGACCGCGTTCGTCGTGGCCCGCGGGCTCGGCAAGAGCGCGGTCCTGACCGCCGACGCCCCGGGCTTCGTGGTCAATCGTCTGCTGGCCAAGGTGATGGGCGAAGCCGCGCGGGCCATCTACGAGGGCACTCCGCTGCTGACCGTCGAGAAGGCGTTTGCGCCGATCGGGCTGCCGATGACCCCGTTCCAGCTCATCGATCTGGTCGGCTGGAAGGTCGCCGCGCACGTGCAGGACACGATGGCGCACGCCTTCCCCGGGCGGTTCTTCGCGTCGGAGAACTTCCACCGGCTCGCCGAGCTTCCCGACGTGGTCGAGAAGGACAAGAACGGCAGGGTCACCGGATGGACCAAGGCGGCCGAGAAGGTGCTCAAGGGCGCCGTCGGCTCCACGCCCGCGACCGAAGCCGAGATCCTCGGCCGGGTGCAGGACGGTCTGGCGCAGGAGATCAAGCTGATGCTGGACGAGGGGGTCGTCCCCGCGGTCGAGGATATCGACCTGTGCCTGATCCTCGGGGCGGCCTGGCCGTTCATCGATGGTGGGGCCTCGCCCTACCTGGACCGCGAGGGTGCCTCCGAGCGTGTCTTCGGCGACACCTTCCATCACCCGATGATCAAGGGGATCGCAGGATAG